In Elaeis guineensis isolate ETL-2024a chromosome 1, EG11, whole genome shotgun sequence, a genomic segment contains:
- the LOC105034382 gene encoding uncharacterized protein isoform X2 produces MCHPVHKVLPKGERMEAGNLKINSNRAQGEMQELDSANHGWKKQWPSMTPEEEDLISRLHHLLGDRNGNINIQEHVMRISPLSDVLICFAITSTLCT; encoded by the exons ATGTGCCATCCAGTCCACAAAGTACTTCCAAAAGGAGAGAGGATGGAAGCAGGGAACCTCAAGATTAACAGTAACAGAGCACAAG GAGAAATGCAGGAGCTGGACTCTGCAAACCATGGGTGGAAGAAACAGTGGCCAAGCATGACACCAGAGGAAGAGGACCTGATAAGTAGGCTCCACCACCTGCTAGGGGATAG GAACGGCAATATTAATATTCAAGAGCATGTTATGAGAATATCACCATTATCAGATGTGTTGATATGTTTCGCCATTACATCTACATTGTGTACTTAA
- the LOC105034382 gene encoding uncharacterized protein isoform X1, whose amino-acid sequence MCHPVHKVLPKGERMEAGNLKINSNRAQGNRCWGIKLLVSVLSSPSPYGGEMQELDSANHGWKKQWPSMTPEEEDLISRLHHLLGDRNGNINIQEHVMRISPLSDVLICFAITSTLCT is encoded by the exons ATGTGCCATCCAGTCCACAAAGTACTTCCAAAAGGAGAGAGGATGGAAGCAGGGAACCTCAAGATTAACAGTAACAGAGCACAAGGTAACAGATGCTGGGGAATCAAATTGCTAGTCTCTGTTCTTTCGTCCCCTTCGCCGTATGGTG GAGAAATGCAGGAGCTGGACTCTGCAAACCATGGGTGGAAGAAACAGTGGCCAAGCATGACACCAGAGGAAGAGGACCTGATAAGTAGGCTCCACCACCTGCTAGGGGATAG GAACGGCAATATTAATATTCAAGAGCATGTTATGAGAATATCACCATTATCAGATGTGTTGATATGTTTCGCCATTACATCTACATTGTGTACTTAA